One window of the Ammospiza caudacuta isolate bAmmCau1 chromosome 9, bAmmCau1.pri, whole genome shotgun sequence genome contains the following:
- the MFSD13A gene encoding transmembrane protein 180 isoform X2 translates to MGLRLLACLFHLPTAVIYGSLSLFVSILHNVFLLYYVDTFVSVYKIDKLSFWIGETVFLIWNSLNDPLFGWLSDRVFLSTQQAGAEISSPEVVLKRLRALSHNGPLFAISFLSFWVSWAHPGLQFLLCLCMYDSFLTMVDLHHNALLADLAVSAKDRTSLNFYCSLFSAIGSLSVFMSYAVWNKEDFFSFRIFCVLLALCSIVGFTLSTQLLRQRFQADGKAKWDQESTLKELYIEKLSVPQERRITLAEYLQQLSRHRNFLWFVCVNLVQHLLSDQISVSTGSFLLGVSYIAPHLNNLYFLSLCRRYGVYAVVRGLFFLKLALSVVMFLAGPDQVYLLCIFIASNRVFTEGTCKLLNLVVTDLVDEDLVLNRRKQAASALLFGMVALVTKPGQTFAPLIGTWLLCEYTGYDIFQRNPLNNVVSAQPKLEPAMALEPTLRQGCFYLLVFVPIACALLQLLSWSQFSLHGKRLQVVKAQRQSLTQGQAPEVKTI, encoded by the exons ATGGGGCTGCGACTGCTGGCTTGTCTTTTCCATTTGCCCACTGCAGTGATCTATGGGTCTCTGTCGctctttgtttccattttgcACAACGTGTTCCTCCTGTACTACGTGGACACCTTCGTCTCTGTTTACAAGATTGATAAACTGTCCTTTTGGATAGGAGAG acAGTGTTTCTGATCTGGAACAGCCTCAATGACCCTCTGTTTGGCTGGCTGAGTGACCGAGTATTCCTTAGCACACAGCA ggcaggagcagagatttCGTCCCCTGAAGTAGTTCTGAAGAGGCTCAGAGCACTAAGCCACAATGGCCCGCTCtttgccatttctttcctttctttctgggTTTCCTGGGCTCATCCTGGTTTGCAGTTCCTCCTTTGCCTTTGCATGTACGACAGTTTTCTCACCATGGTTGACCTCCATCACAACGCCTTGCTTGCAGACCTGGCTGTTTCAGCAAAAGACAGGACTAGCCTCAACTTCTACTGCTCCCTCTTCAGTGCCATAGGCTCCCTGTCTGTCTTCATGTCCTATGCAGTGTGGAACAAGGAGGACTTCTTTTCCTTCCGCATATTTTGCGTCCTACTGGCCCTCTGCTCCATTGTTGGTTTCACCCTGTCCACACAGCTGCTCCGCCAGCGTTTTCAGGCTGATGGGAAAGCAAAATGGGACCAGGAATCAACCCTGAAAGA GCTGTACATTGAGAAACTCTCCGTCCCCCAGGAGAGGAGGATCACCCTGGCAGAGtatctccagcagctctcccgGCATCGCAACTTCCTCTGGTTTGTCTGCGTGAATCTCGTCCAG CACCTGCTGTCAGACCAGATCTCTGTCTCTACTGGATCCTTCCTGCTTG GTGTTTCCTACATTGCCCCCCATCTCAACAACCTCTACTTCCTGTCGCTCTGCCGCCGCTATGGGGTTTACGCTGTGGTGCGAGGACTCTTCTTCCTGAAGCTGGCTCTGAGTGTTGTCATGTTCCTGGCAGGACCTGATCAGGTGTATCTGCTCTGCATCTTCATTGCCAG CAACCGCGTGTTCACAGAAGGGACCTGTAAGTTACTCAACCTGGTGGTCACTGATTTGGTGGACGAGGATCTAGTCCTGAACCGTAGGAAGCaggcagcctcagccctgctcttTGGGATGGTGGCTCTGGTCACCAAACCGGGCCAGACCTTCGCCCCTCTGATTGGCACCTGGCTGCTCTGTGAGTACACAG GCTACGACATCTTCCAGCGCAACCCCCTGAACAACGTGGTGAGTGCCCAGCCGAAGCTGGAGCCTGCCATGGCCTTGGAGCCGACTCTTCGCCAGGGCTGCTTTTACCTCCTGGTCTTTGTGCCCATCGCGTgcgccctgctgcagctcctcagctggtCACAGTTCAGCCTGCATGGGAAGCGCCTGCAGGTGGTGAAGGCTCAGCGGCAGAGCCTGACACAAGGCCAAGCACCAGAGGTCAAAACAATCTAA
- the MFSD13A gene encoding transmembrane protein 180 isoform X1, with the protein MGLRLLACLFHLPTAVIYGSLSLFVSILHNVFLLYYVDTFVSVYKIDKLSFWIGETVFLIWNSLNDPLFGWLSDRVFLSTQQAGAEISSPEVVLKRLRALSHNGPLFAISFLSFWVSWAHPGLQFLLCLCMYDSFLTMVDLHHNALLADLAVSAKDRTSLNFYCSLFSAIGSLSVFMSYAVWNKEDFFSFRIFCVLLALCSIVGFTLSTQLLRQRFQADGKAKWDQESTLKELYIEKLSVPQERRITLAEYLQQLSRHRNFLWFVCVNLVQVFHCHFNSNFFPLFLEHLLSDQISVSTGSFLLGVSYIAPHLNNLYFLSLCRRYGVYAVVRGLFFLKLALSVVMFLAGPDQVYLLCIFIASNRVFTEGTCKLLNLVVTDLVDEDLVLNRRKQAASALLFGMVALVTKPGQTFAPLIGTWLLCEYTGYDIFQRNPLNNVVSAQPKLEPAMALEPTLRQGCFYLLVFVPIACALLQLLSWSQFSLHGKRLQVVKAQRQSLTQGQAPEVKTI; encoded by the exons ATGGGGCTGCGACTGCTGGCTTGTCTTTTCCATTTGCCCACTGCAGTGATCTATGGGTCTCTGTCGctctttgtttccattttgcACAACGTGTTCCTCCTGTACTACGTGGACACCTTCGTCTCTGTTTACAAGATTGATAAACTGTCCTTTTGGATAGGAGAG acAGTGTTTCTGATCTGGAACAGCCTCAATGACCCTCTGTTTGGCTGGCTGAGTGACCGAGTATTCCTTAGCACACAGCA ggcaggagcagagatttCGTCCCCTGAAGTAGTTCTGAAGAGGCTCAGAGCACTAAGCCACAATGGCCCGCTCtttgccatttctttcctttctttctgggTTTCCTGGGCTCATCCTGGTTTGCAGTTCCTCCTTTGCCTTTGCATGTACGACAGTTTTCTCACCATGGTTGACCTCCATCACAACGCCTTGCTTGCAGACCTGGCTGTTTCAGCAAAAGACAGGACTAGCCTCAACTTCTACTGCTCCCTCTTCAGTGCCATAGGCTCCCTGTCTGTCTTCATGTCCTATGCAGTGTGGAACAAGGAGGACTTCTTTTCCTTCCGCATATTTTGCGTCCTACTGGCCCTCTGCTCCATTGTTGGTTTCACCCTGTCCACACAGCTGCTCCGCCAGCGTTTTCAGGCTGATGGGAAAGCAAAATGGGACCAGGAATCAACCCTGAAAGA GCTGTACATTGAGAAACTCTCCGTCCCCCAGGAGAGGAGGATCACCCTGGCAGAGtatctccagcagctctcccgGCATCGCAACTTCCTCTGGTTTGTCTGCGTGAATCTCGTCCAG GTTTTTCACTGCCATTTTAACAGCAACTTCTTCCCTCTGTTCCTGGAGCACCTGCTGTCAGACCAGATCTCTGTCTCTACTGGATCCTTCCTGCTTG GTGTTTCCTACATTGCCCCCCATCTCAACAACCTCTACTTCCTGTCGCTCTGCCGCCGCTATGGGGTTTACGCTGTGGTGCGAGGACTCTTCTTCCTGAAGCTGGCTCTGAGTGTTGTCATGTTCCTGGCAGGACCTGATCAGGTGTATCTGCTCTGCATCTTCATTGCCAG CAACCGCGTGTTCACAGAAGGGACCTGTAAGTTACTCAACCTGGTGGTCACTGATTTGGTGGACGAGGATCTAGTCCTGAACCGTAGGAAGCaggcagcctcagccctgctcttTGGGATGGTGGCTCTGGTCACCAAACCGGGCCAGACCTTCGCCCCTCTGATTGGCACCTGGCTGCTCTGTGAGTACACAG GCTACGACATCTTCCAGCGCAACCCCCTGAACAACGTGGTGAGTGCCCAGCCGAAGCTGGAGCCTGCCATGGCCTTGGAGCCGACTCTTCGCCAGGGCTGCTTTTACCTCCTGGTCTTTGTGCCCATCGCGTgcgccctgctgcagctcctcagctggtCACAGTTCAGCCTGCATGGGAAGCGCCTGCAGGTGGTGAAGGCTCAGCGGCAGAGCCTGACACAAGGCCAAGCACCAGAGGTCAAAACAATCTAA
- the ACTR1A gene encoding alpha-centractin, which produces MESYDVIANQPVVIDNGSGVIKAGFAGDQIPKYCFPNYVGRPKHVRVMAGALEGDIFIGPKAEEHRGLLAIRYPMEHGIVKDWNDMERIWQYVYSKDQLQTFSEEHPVLLTEAPLNPRKNRERAAEVFFETFNVPALFISMQAVLSLYATGRTTGVVLDSGDGVTHAVPIYEGFAMPHSIMRIDIAGRDVSRFLRLYLRKEGYDFHTTSEFEIVKTIKERACYLSINPQKDETLETEKAQYYLPDGSTIEIGPARFRAPELLFRPDLIGEECEGLHEVLVFAIQKSDMDLRRTLFSNIVLSGGSTLFKGFGDRLLSEVKKLAPKDVKIRISAPQERLYSTWIGGSILASLDTFKKMWVSKKEYEEDGARAIHRKTF; this is translated from the exons ATGGAGTCCTACGATGTGATAGCGAACCAGCCCGTCGTGATAGACAAC GGCTCGGGTGTGATTAAAGCAGGTTTTGCAGGCGATCAAATACCAAAATACTGCTTTCCTAACTA TGTGGGCAGACCAAAGCATGTTCGTGTCATGGCTGGTGCTTTAGAAGGGGACATTTTCATTGGTCCAAAGGCAGAG GAGCACAGAGGTCTTCTTGCGATCCGATACCCGATGGAGCATGGCATAGTGAAGGACTGGAATGACATGGAGCGCATCTGGCAGTATGTGTATTCTAAAGACCAGCTCCAGACTTTCTCAGAAGAG catcctgtgctgctgacaGAAGCACCCCTAAACCCACGCAAGAACAGAGAGCGTGCTGCTGAGGTGTTTTTTGAGACCTTCAATGTGCCAGCACTGTTCATCTCCATGCAAGCTGTGCTTAGCCT CTACGCGACCGGCAGGACCACGGGAGTGGTGCTGGACTCCGGGGATGGCGTCACCCACGCGGTTCCCATCTATGAAGGCTTTGCCATGCCTCACTCCATCATGCGCATCGACATCGCTGGCCGGGACGTCTCCCGCTTCCTGCGCCTCTATCTCCGGAAGGAAGGCTACGACTTCCACACAACCTCTGAGTTTGAGATTGTCAAGACCATCAAGGAG CGTGCCTGCTACCTGTCAATAAACCCCCAGAAGGATGAGACTCTGGAGACTGAGAAGGCTCAGTACTACCTGCCAGATGGAAGCACTATTGAG ATTGGCCCTGCCCGTTTCCGAGCCCCAGAGCTCCTGTTCCGGCCGGACCTGATAGGGGAGGAATGTGAAGGACTTCACGAAGTGCTCGTTTTTGCCATTCAGAAGTCAGACATGGATCTGAGGCGAACGCTGTTCTCTAACATTGTGCTGTCTGGAGGCTCCACACTTTTCAAAG GCTTTGGTGACAGGCTGTTGAGCGAAGTGAAGAAACTGGCTCCGAAGGACGTCAAAATAAGG ATATCGGCTCCTCAGGAGAGATTGTATTCCACGTGGATTGG TGGCTCTATCCTGGCCTCTCTGGACACCTTTAAGAAAATGTGGGTTTCGAAAAAGGAATATGAAGAAGATGGAGCTCGTGCCATCCACCGAAAAACCTTCTAG